Within the [Enterobacter] lignolyticus SCF1 genome, the region TCACATTTCAATCCATAAGCATGATGCCAGGCGCACAACACCCGGCATCAGAGAAACGTCAGAGGCTGGTATTAAGTACTGCAAGATCCAGATACTGCCCCAGATCCTGCCGTTCAGCCTCCGCGCCCAGCCAGGGGATCTCCCCCAGCAGCGGCGCCGGTATCAGCTGCTGCAGCGTGGCCATGTATTCCGCATGGCGTTTGCCCGGCGCCTGCACGTCGTTGGCGACCCATCCGGCCAGCCGCAGCCCGGCCTGCCGCACCGCCTGCGCGGTCAGCAGCGCGTGGTTGATGCAGCCAAGCTTCACGCCGACCACCAGGATAACCGGCAGCCGCTCCTGCGCCACCCAGTCGGCAAAGCTCAACGTCGGCGACAGCGGCGTAAACCAGCCCCCGGCGCCCTCCACCAGCACCCACTCCGCCTGCGAGCTCAGCGTCTGTAAACCGGCTGAGAGCCGTGCCGCCTCGATAGGACGCTGTTCGTCGGCGGCGACGATGTGCGGCGAGGTGGGTTCAGCAAAGGTATACGGGTTCACCTGCTCATAGCTGAGCGGCAGGCGGCTGTTGCGCTGGAGCGCCAGCGCGTCGCTATTGCGTAGCCCCTCGGCGGTCATTTCGCTGCCGGAGGCTACCGGTTTGTAGCCCGCGGTCCGTTTTCCGGCGCGGTTCGCCGCCTGCAGCAGCGCGCAGCTGGCGACGGTTTTCCCCACCTCGGTGTCGGTGCCGGTGACAAAATAACGTTCAGTCACGTGTCATCACTCCTGTAAAAATATGGTACGTCAGCGGGCAGGCGCCCTGCTGTTTCGGCCAGGCAAGCTGCAGCTGCTGCAAACGGCTGCGGGTCAACGTCCGGCTGGCGCGTCCTTCGTGCAGATGGGTGGCGCCAATGCCTTTGAGCGAGCGCATGGCGCTCAGCGCATCGGCAAACGGCACGCTCAGCGTCTGTAGCGCAAATTCGCCGCGCAGCCCGCTCAGCGCGCTGTCGAGCGCCTCGCGGGATAAAAAGCGATTGGCGTGCGGCTTTTCGTCGATCGCCCGCCAGGCCTGGCGGAGTTCCGGCAGCGAATCCGCCGCCAGGGTGGTAAACGCCAGCACGCCGCCGGGGCGCAGCATGCGGTAGAGCTCCTGCACCGCATCCTGAAGCGAATCGCACCACTGCACCGCCAGATTGCTCCACACCAGATCGAACTGCGCCGACGCCAGCGGAATAGCTTCAATATCCGCCTGCACGTAATGATCGGCGGCCTGCTGCCGCCGGGCTTCGGCCAGCATCTGCGCGGAGAGATCGAGCGCGGTCACCTCACAGCCGTTGTCGCGCCAGTAGCGGCTGATGCCGCCCGGCCCGCAGCCGGCATCCAGCACCCGCGCAAAACGGCGGGCCGGGAGGCGGGCCATCAGCGCGTCGGCGCTGCGGCGCTGCAGCTCGTTATGCTGCTGATAGTGCGGCGCGGCGCGGCCAAAGGCGGCGGCGACGGCCTGTTTATCGACCGGCGGCATCCAGCACCTCCAGCAACCGATCGATGTCGTCCTGCAAATGCGCCGCCGTAAGGGTAATGCGCAGGCGCGCCGTACCGGCGGGCACCGTCGGCGGACGAATGGCGCTGAGCCAGCAGCCCTGCTGGCGAAGACGTTCTGCCAGCGCCAGCGTCGGCGCATTTTCGCCGACAATAAGCGGCTGGATCGCGCTTTCGGAGGAGGTTAGCCGCCAGCCGAGCTGCTGCGCTCCCTGGCGAAAACGACCGATGTGCTGGCGCAGCGTTTCGCGGCGCGCATCGCCCTCCTCGCTCATCACCACCGCCAGCGCTGTCTGCAGCGCCACCGCCTGGGCGGGCGGCATCGCGGTGCTGTAGATCAGATGCCGGGCAAACTGCAGCAGATACTCGGCGACGCTGTCGCTGCACAGCACCGCCGCTCCGCTCAGGCCGAACGCCTTGCCGAAGGTGACGACCAGCAGTTCGGGCTTCACCCCCTGCGCCGCGCAGCTGCCGCGCCCGTCGCCACAAACGCCGATGCCGTGCGCGTCATCCACCATCAGCCAGCCGTTCGCCGACCGCGTACGGGCGGCGATGTCGGCCAGCGGCGCGCTGTCGCCGTCCATGCTGAAAATACCTTCGGTCACCACCAGCTGCTGCCCCGCTACCGGTTTCGCCAGCAGCGTCTGCAGATGTTCGCCGTCGTTATGCGTAAACCGCCGCAGTTCGGCCGGGCTGAGGCTTGCGGCTTCAAGTAGCGAGGCATGGCTCAGCCTGTCGGCGATAATCCGGTCGCCCTTGTGCAGCAATGCGGCGATCGTCGCCTGGTTGGCGGCAAAACCGGAAATAAACAGCAGCGCCCGCGGGTACCCCAGCCGGTCGGCAAGCGCCGCCTCCAGCGCCTGGTGCGCCACGCTGTAGCCGGTCACGTGCCCGGAGCCGCCGCTGCCCGTACCGTACTGCGACGCGCCTTGCTGCCAGGCCGCCACGATCTGCGGATGCTGGCTGAGCCCGAGATAATCGTTGCTGGAAAAATTTAGCCAGCGCGCGTCGCCCTGGCGCAGCCAGCGTCCTGCCCCCTGGCTTACCGGCAGACGTACGCGCAGCGCCTGCGCCGCGCGCCGCTGCATCAGGCTGTCGTCAATCTTCTGCTGCCAGCTCATACCGCCGCCGCGTTGTAGTACGTACTGGTATCCGGCGTCATCAGCGACTGCTCAAGACGCTGCTGCTGCTCGTTGTCTCCCGCCAGCACCTGCGTTTGCTGCGGGTTAATGCCGAGCTTGCGGAACAGCAGCAGATCGTTGTCCTCCTCCGGGTTCGGCGTGGTCAGCAGCTTGCAGCCGTAGAAGATGGAGTTCGCCCCGGCCATGAAGCACATCGCCTGCGTCTGCTCATTCATCTTCTCGCGTCCGGCGGAAAGGCGGACGTGCGAGGTCGGCATCATGATGCGCGCCACGGCGATGGTGCGGATAAAATCAAACGCATCGACATCGTCGTTGTCCTCAAGCGGCGTGCCCTTCACCTTCACCAGCATGTTGATCGGCACGCTTTCCGGCGGGGTCGGCAGGTTGGCCAGCTGCAGCAGCAGACCGGCGCGATCCTTCACCGTCTCGCCGAGGCCCACAATGCCGCCCGAGCAGACCTTAATCCCGGCGTCGCGCACCTTATCGAGCGTATCCAGACGCTCCTGATAGGTGCGGGTGGTAATGATGTTGCCGTAGAATTCCGGCGACGTATCCAGGTTATGGTTGTAGTAATCGAGCCCCGCAGAGGCCAGGCGCTGCGCCTGATCGTCCGACAACGTGCCCAGGGTCATACAGGCTTCCAGCCCCATCTCCTTCACGCCTTTGACCATTTGCTCGAGGTACGGCATGTCGCGCTCGTGCGGGTTTTTCCACGCGGCGCCCATGCAGAAGCGGGTTGAACCGGCGTTTTTCGCTTTACGCGCCGAATCCAGCACCTGCTCTACTTCCATCAGGCGCTCCGTCTCCAGCCCGGTTTTGTAGCGGGCGCTTTGCGGGCAATATTTGCAGTCCTCCGGGCAGGCGCCGGTCTTAATCGACAGCAGCGTGCTGACCTGAACCTGCCGCGGGTCGAAGTGCTGACGATGCACCTGCTGGGCTTCAAACAGCAGTTCCAGCAGCGGCTTTTCAAATAATTCAGTAACCTGCGACATTGTCCAGCGAGTGTGGTGAGCCATTGGCCTCTCCAAAGTGTTTTGTTTATTTCTGGGTTCCGTGTAAGCTCGTAAACCTAAAACTTTTCAAAATGGTTTACAAGTCGATTATGACGCAGGACGATCTCGCTTTCGATCAACGCCACATCTGGCACCCCTATACGTCAATGACGTCTCCGCTGCCGGTATACCCGGTCGCCGCCGCCCACGGCTGCGAGCTGACGCTGGCCACCGGCGAGCGCCTGGTGGACGGTATGTCCTCCTGGTGGGCGGCTATTCACGGCTACAACCACCCGCAGCTGAATGCGGCGATGAAAGCGCAGATTGACCAGATGTCCCATGTCATGTTCGGCGGGATCACCCATGCGCCCGCAATCGCGCTGTGCCGTCGGCTGGTAGCGATGACGCCCGCGCCGCTGGAGTGCGTGTTTCTCGCCGACTCCGGGTCGGTGGCGGTGGAAGTGGCGATGA harbors:
- the bioF gene encoding 8-amino-7-oxononanoate synthase, with protein sequence MSWQQKIDDSLMQRRAAQALRVRLPVSQGAGRWLRQGDARWLNFSSNDYLGLSQHPQIVAAWQQGASQYGTGSGGSGHVTGYSVAHQALEAALADRLGYPRALLFISGFAANQATIAALLHKGDRIIADRLSHASLLEAASLSPAELRRFTHNDGEHLQTLLAKPVAGQQLVVTEGIFSMDGDSAPLADIAARTRSANGWLMVDDAHGIGVCGDGRGSCAAQGVKPELLVVTFGKAFGLSGAAVLCSDSVAEYLLQFARHLIYSTAMPPAQAVALQTALAVVMSEEGDARRETLRQHIGRFRQGAQQLGWRLTSSESAIQPLIVGENAPTLALAERLRQQGCWLSAIRPPTVPAGTARLRITLTAAHLQDDIDRLLEVLDAAGR
- the bioD gene encoding dethiobiotin synthase; this translates as MTERYFVTGTDTEVGKTVASCALLQAANRAGKRTAGYKPVASGSEMTAEGLRNSDALALQRNSRLPLSYEQVNPYTFAEPTSPHIVAADEQRPIEAARLSAGLQTLSSQAEWVLVEGAGGWFTPLSPTLSFADWVAQERLPVILVVGVKLGCINHALLTAQAVRQAGLRLAGWVANDVQAPGKRHAEYMATLQQLIPAPLLGEIPWLGAEAERQDLGQYLDLAVLNTSL
- the bioB gene encoding biotin synthase BioB; this translates as MAHHTRWTMSQVTELFEKPLLELLFEAQQVHRQHFDPRQVQVSTLLSIKTGACPEDCKYCPQSARYKTGLETERLMEVEQVLDSARKAKNAGSTRFCMGAAWKNPHERDMPYLEQMVKGVKEMGLEACMTLGTLSDDQAQRLASAGLDYYNHNLDTSPEFYGNIITTRTYQERLDTLDKVRDAGIKVCSGGIVGLGETVKDRAGLLLQLANLPTPPESVPINMLVKVKGTPLEDNDDVDAFDFIRTIAVARIMMPTSHVRLSAGREKMNEQTQAMCFMAGANSIFYGCKLLTTPNPEEDNDLLLFRKLGINPQQTQVLAGDNEQQQRLEQSLMTPDTSTYYNAAAV
- the bioC gene encoding malonyl-ACP O-methyltransferase BioC, which codes for MPPVDKQAVAAAFGRAAPHYQQHNELQRRSADALMARLPARRFARVLDAGCGPGGISRYWRDNGCEVTALDLSAQMLAEARRQQAADHYVQADIEAIPLASAQFDLVWSNLAVQWCDSLQDAVQELYRMLRPGGVLAFTTLAADSLPELRQAWRAIDEKPHANRFLSREALDSALSGLRGEFALQTLSVPFADALSAMRSLKGIGATHLHEGRASRTLTRSRLQQLQLAWPKQQGACPLTYHIFTGVMTRD